In Dehalogenimonas etheniformans, one genomic interval encodes:
- a CDS encoding response regulator transcription factor encodes MKVLIIEDDSGIVDSLNLLFKMRWPEVEFKITSKGETGLLAVEQWNPDLTVLDLGLPDIDGLEVLKRIRLFSLTPVIILTARGDEYDIVRGLELGADDYIVKPFKQLEFLARAKTVLRHQGIAPVDAVYAKGPFKLTPATHKLYFDNREIILTKSECIIFLKLLENANSVVTQGALSRVLWGDDLPESVEAIRVYISRIRQKIEQNDPELAYISTKPGIGYSLNLSR; translated from the coding sequence ATGAAAGTCCTAATTATTGAAGATGATTCCGGGATCGTTGACTCACTAAACCTGCTGTTCAAAATGCGATGGCCTGAAGTCGAATTCAAGATCACCAGTAAAGGCGAAACAGGATTACTTGCAGTTGAACAGTGGAATCCCGATCTGACAGTGTTGGATTTGGGTTTGCCTGACATCGATGGACTAGAGGTGCTCAAGAGAATTCGGTTATTTTCATTGACACCGGTAATTATTCTCACTGCTCGGGGTGACGAATACGATATCGTCCGAGGTTTGGAATTGGGTGCTGATGACTATATAGTAAAACCGTTTAAACAATTGGAATTCCTCGCACGAGCAAAAACAGTCTTGCGTCACCAAGGTATCGCTCCAGTTGATGCGGTGTACGCAAAAGGACCATTTAAGCTGACGCCGGCAACTCACAAACTTTATTTTGATAACCGGGAAATAATTTTGACTAAAAGTGAGTGTATAATTTTCCTAAAACTTCTGGAAAATGCTAATTCTGTTGTAACGCAAGGAGCCCTTTCTCGTGTTCTATGGGGTGATGACCTCCCAGAATCAGTTGAAGCAATCAGAGTTTACATCAGCCGGATTCGACAAAAAATCGAACAAAATGACCCGGAACTTGCCTATATTTCTACCAAACCGGGCATCGGGTATTCATTGAACCTATCGAGATGA
- a CDS encoding putative signal transducing protein — MKYHENFSVVAIVQGELRASVTKSRLESAGIPVLLEYESAGRVIGINIDGLGEVKILVPKSFEDEAKQVLKTEMRPTP, encoded by the coding sequence ATGAAATACCACGAAAATTTCTCTGTGGTTGCTATCGTTCAGGGCGAACTAAGAGCTAGCGTCACCAAATCACGCCTAGAAAGCGCGGGCATACCGGTTCTCCTCGAGTACGAAAGTGCAGGCAGGGTCATCGGCATCAATATCGATGGTCTCGGAGAAGTGAAAATCCTGGTACCCAAATCATTCGAGGATGAAGCTAAACAAGTCTTAAAAACTGAGATGAGACCTACACCATAG
- a CDS encoding universal stress protein translates to MYNKILVCLDGSKLAEQILPYVEAQAVAFKSNVELIQVVTFSGKESQNHPTTYLELLQMAEADARLYLECVADSLRKKGIKVGCVVLNTTPVGFSIVNYAQTVGSLDLIALATHGHGGLGILLMGSVADYVLQKAGLPLLVIKPS, encoded by the coding sequence ATGTATAACAAAATCCTCGTTTGTTTAGATGGGTCGAAGCTCGCTGAACAGATTCTCCCTTATGTCGAAGCACAGGCTGTAGCCTTCAAGAGCAATGTCGAATTAATACAGGTTGTAACGTTCTCAGGCAAGGAATCACAGAACCACCCCACAACATACCTAGAATTACTTCAGATGGCCGAAGCTGATGCCAGGCTCTACCTTGAATGCGTTGCGGATTCACTGAGGAAGAAAGGTATCAAGGTTGGATGCGTTGTCTTGAACACCACACCTGTTGGTTTTTCCATCGTCAATTATGCCCAGACGGTCGGTTCACTCGACCTCATCGCCCTGGCCACCCATGGCCATGGGGGTCTGGGCATACTGCTGATGGGTAGTGTGGCTGATTACGTACTCCAGAAAGCAGGACTTCCTTTGCTGGTCATCAAGCCGAGTTAA
- a CDS encoding glutamine synthetase family protein, giving the protein MTQKPANLNANRLASYLDKAPEDFSKRDIIKYIEENNIASVNFRHLGGDGRLKNLNFIINTREQLDQILSSGERVDGSSLFSYIDSASSDLYVVPRYKTAFVNPFSAVPAIDILCTYFTKEGKRLESAPENILKKAKDNLNAKTGMRFEAMGELEYYVIAPHQHLYPTVAQRGYQESAPFCKWETLRYEAMNLIAQSGGKIKYGHSEVGHISSDDHEMEQNEIEFSPVNVEDAADQLVVAKWILRMLGKRNNVTVTFAPKILVGHAGSGMHVHTRVMKGDQNMLVDGGRLNDFARKVIAGYLKLAPSLTAFGNTIPLSFLRLVPHQEAPTNVCWGDRNRSSLVRVPLGWLHSNDMAAEANPNENATARNFSNNQTVEFRSPDGSANIHLLMAGLVVAVQHGLELENALDLAKKLYVDVNIFASANKEIQSNLPQLPTSCWDAADCLLKDRGIYEKDGIFPASVIDGLSKMLKRYEDKDLSERFYGKGDEIQKLVDQYIHI; this is encoded by the coding sequence ATGACTCAAAAACCAGCAAATCTTAATGCGAACAGACTGGCCAGCTATTTAGATAAGGCTCCAGAGGATTTCTCCAAACGTGACATCATAAAATACATCGAAGAAAACAATATTGCCTCCGTCAATTTTCGGCACCTGGGCGGCGACGGACGACTCAAAAATTTGAACTTCATAATCAACACTCGGGAACAATTGGACCAAATTCTGTCCTCCGGCGAGCGTGTAGACGGTTCTAGCCTGTTTTCTTACATCGATTCCGCGTCGAGCGACCTCTATGTCGTCCCCCGATACAAGACCGCCTTCGTCAACCCTTTCTCCGCGGTTCCAGCTATCGACATTCTATGCACCTATTTTACGAAGGAAGGCAAAAGGCTAGAAAGCGCTCCTGAAAATATTTTGAAAAAAGCCAAGGACAATCTGAACGCTAAAACCGGAATGCGGTTCGAAGCCATGGGAGAGCTGGAATACTACGTGATTGCTCCGCACCAGCATCTCTATCCTACCGTTGCTCAACGAGGCTACCAGGAGTCCGCCCCGTTCTGTAAATGGGAAACTTTAAGATACGAGGCTATGAACTTGATTGCCCAATCGGGCGGCAAGATCAAATACGGTCACTCTGAAGTCGGACATATTTCATCTGACGATCATGAAATGGAACAGAACGAAATCGAGTTTTCACCGGTTAATGTCGAGGATGCCGCCGACCAGTTGGTGGTAGCCAAATGGATACTGCGTATGCTGGGTAAGCGTAATAATGTTACCGTAACTTTTGCGCCCAAGATACTCGTTGGTCATGCCGGTTCGGGTATGCACGTCCACACCCGGGTGATGAAAGGCGATCAGAACATGCTGGTTGACGGAGGCCGGCTGAATGATTTCGCCCGAAAGGTGATTGCCGGTTATTTGAAGCTTGCGCCTTCATTGACCGCCTTCGGTAATACTATCCCTCTATCATTTTTGCGTTTGGTACCGCATCAAGAAGCTCCTACCAATGTCTGCTGGGGCGACCGTAACCGCTCTAGTTTGGTGCGGGTGCCGCTGGGGTGGCTGCATTCGAACGATATGGCGGCTGAAGCCAATCCTAACGAAAATGCGACTGCACGGAATTTCAGCAATAATCAAACCGTAGAATTCCGCTCACCCGATGGCTCGGCCAACATCCATCTGCTGATGGCTGGCCTGGTAGTGGCCGTCCAGCACGGACTAGAGCTTGAAAATGCCTTGGACCTGGCTAAGAAACTTTATGTTGATGTCAATATTTTTGCTTCGGCTAATAAAGAGATCCAAAGTAATTTACCGCAATTGCCAACATCCTGCTGGGATGCCGCGGATTGCTTGCTCAAAGACCGGGGTATTTATGAAAAAGATGGAATCTTCCCTGCATCGGTAATTGACGGCCTATCTAAGATGCTCAAACGCTATGAAGATAAAGACCTGAGTGAACGTTTCTATGGCAAAGGCGACGAAATTCAGAAATTGGTTGACCAGTATATTCATATATAA
- a CDS encoding DUF2905 domain-containing protein encodes MDFSQMGKWLIVLGIGIVVIGIVMAVSGKFGFGKLPGDFTFHIGDSTIFVPLASVIIISLVLTAIANLIIRLFK; translated from the coding sequence ATGGATTTTAGCCAGATGGGTAAATGGCTCATCGTTCTAGGGATAGGTATTGTCGTTATCGGTATCGTCATGGCCGTTTCAGGTAAGTTTGGCTTCGGCAAACTTCCGGGTGACTTCACTTTCCACATCGGAGATTCCACGATATTTGTACCTTTAGCCTCTGTCATCATTATTAGCCTAGTGCTTACAGCTATCGCTAACCTGATTATCAGACTGTTCAAGTAA
- a CDS encoding methyltransferase family protein, giving the protein MIFGLLFALPFSFLPPDWPWFYQQLTSSSRVFGAIIVSMGCVLSFGTMLSFGLKKAFGLETSSLVRSSVYNISRNPQIVGGWFMVIGISVQFPSFHSIAWVVASIIVFHLMVLSEEEHLIDVFGTKYKEYAVQVPRYLFFF; this is encoded by the coding sequence TTGATTTTCGGTTTGCTTTTCGCCCTGCCATTTTCGTTTTTACCTCCCGATTGGCCATGGTTTTATCAACAACTAACTTCGTCATCCAGAGTATTCGGTGCAATCATCGTTAGCATGGGTTGTGTCCTTTCTTTCGGAACCATGCTGTCATTTGGATTGAAAAAAGCTTTCGGTTTAGAAACGAGTAGTCTGGTTCGATCCAGTGTCTATAACATATCAAGGAATCCACAAATCGTTGGTGGGTGGTTCATGGTCATAGGGATAAGCGTGCAATTTCCCTCTTTTCATTCGATCGCCTGGGTAGTAGCTAGTATAATTGTTTTCCATCTGATGGTTTTGTCCGAAGAAGAGCACCTAATAGATGTGTTTGGCACTAAATATAAAGAATATGCTGTCCAAGTACCCCGTTACTTGTTTTTCTTCTAA
- a CDS encoding universal stress protein: MYKKILVPLDGSKTAEGVLPHAKALAYSEGAEIILLNVAANPAQSFAFEDPAIAGATVDQEEEQAGKYMEAILGQLRAAGMKVTSLIREGGAANMILKTSEDLGVDVIAMSTHGRSGIAHWLIGSTAERVVRHSKIPVLLIRPQVT; the protein is encoded by the coding sequence ATGTACAAAAAGATCCTCGTACCTCTAGATGGGTCCAAGACTGCGGAGGGTGTACTCCCACACGCAAAGGCTCTTGCGTATTCAGAAGGCGCAGAAATCATCCTACTTAATGTTGCCGCAAATCCCGCCCAATCCTTCGCTTTTGAAGACCCCGCAATTGCTGGGGCGACGGTCGACCAAGAGGAGGAACAAGCGGGCAAGTACATGGAGGCAATTTTGGGACAGTTGCGAGCCGCCGGAATGAAGGTGACGTCTCTGATTCGGGAAGGCGGGGCTGCTAATATGATTCTCAAAACGTCGGAAGACCTTGGAGTCGATGTGATAGCCATGTCTACTCATGGAAGGTCTGGTATCGCACATTGGCTGATTGGGAGCACGGCTGAGCGGGTTGTCCGCCACTCCAAAATACCGGTACTGTTGATCAGACCTCAAGTGACTTAA
- a CDS encoding PDZ domain-containing protein has protein sequence MNFPGLNVSLCRVKVSLDAAWILIIPLMFWGIVHIYVPLIESTSNTQSWIIAGAIIVLVLASLLLHVAAHVLATKLLGGDLPDKIPIYLIAEPAQVWPAAGSYGREAISAVSGPIAQVLLAVAAFLVWNQQINSSVNAVALFLVFFNLFIAVFNFIPAFPLDGGRLLRAIFWGFLDKPARGTWLATWAGFWLIIAITFWGIVLISQQARLELQAGLIAFSQAALMAISSVAVKAPSPPFPEEEVTQKRGRGTSFGLAALSILPLAAITVGLMPINYGLYAPGVTARVEPMVRVQAEYSHFSNGSLMLTSVIPQAPIIFAEWVWGHFDNSVRLAPEEEIFPPNESVQSQAEEGHHMLIDSQTTATVVGLRLAGYPVIATSDGVYVESILSGSPADTVLKEGDVITGLNQQPVNSISDLQNLMRGQKEGAEIRLTVLRKGETLEVMVGTLPPAIVGGPVRIGIGGETNLTGFTLPFPVEITPGKIIGGPSAGLMFTLAVYDRVTPDDLTKGYRIAGTGTIDIDGNVGAIGGVQQKVAAAERAGARYFLTPMENFADASKAAKNIIVVPVKSAQDAIDFLNSLPPAG, from the coding sequence ATGAATTTTCCCGGATTGAACGTAAGTCTTTGTCGGGTGAAGGTCAGTTTGGATGCCGCCTGGATCCTGATCATCCCCTTGATGTTTTGGGGGATCGTCCATATCTACGTGCCGTTGATAGAATCGACCTCAAACACCCAGAGCTGGATAATCGCCGGCGCCATCATTGTCCTTGTTTTGGCTTCGCTTCTGTTACATGTCGCGGCGCACGTCCTTGCTACAAAGCTCCTGGGCGGGGACTTACCGGACAAAATCCCGATTTACCTAATAGCTGAACCGGCACAAGTTTGGCCGGCTGCCGGAAGTTACGGACGGGAGGCTATTTCTGCCGTTTCGGGACCGATAGCGCAAGTGTTGTTGGCGGTCGCCGCTTTTCTGGTCTGGAACCAGCAGATCAATTCTTCTGTAAACGCGGTCGCTTTATTCCTGGTGTTTTTCAACCTTTTTATCGCGGTATTCAATTTTATCCCGGCTTTTCCACTCGACGGCGGACGACTGCTAAGGGCGATCTTCTGGGGGTTTCTGGACAAACCGGCTCGTGGTACCTGGCTGGCCACATGGGCGGGCTTCTGGCTGATCATTGCCATTACCTTTTGGGGGATAGTTCTCATATCTCAGCAAGCCCGGCTGGAGTTGCAGGCGGGGCTCATCGCCTTTTCCCAAGCCGCTTTAATGGCAATTTCATCCGTCGCAGTCAAAGCCCCGTCCCCGCCCTTCCCCGAAGAAGAAGTTACTCAAAAGCGTGGGCGCGGAACGTCTTTCGGACTCGCGGCTCTATCGATTTTACCCTTGGCAGCTATTACGGTTGGTTTGATGCCGATCAATTACGGGCTTTACGCGCCCGGAGTAACCGCGCGGGTGGAACCGATGGTCCGGGTCCAGGCTGAGTACAGTCACTTTTCAAACGGGAGCCTGATGCTCACGTCTGTCATCCCCCAGGCGCCGATAATATTTGCGGAGTGGGTGTGGGGCCATTTTGATAATTCTGTTAGGCTGGCGCCGGAAGAAGAGATTTTCCCGCCGAACGAATCGGTCCAATCACAGGCCGAAGAGGGACACCACATGCTCATCGACAGCCAGACCACGGCGACTGTGGTCGGGCTGCGGCTCGCCGGGTACCCGGTTATCGCTACAAGCGATGGTGTTTACGTCGAATCCATCCTGTCAGGCAGCCCGGCCGATACCGTACTCAAGGAGGGCGACGTGATAACAGGACTGAACCAGCAACCGGTTAACTCCATCAGCGACCTCCAAAACCTGATGCGTGGTCAAAAGGAGGGCGCTGAAATCCGGTTGACGGTTCTCCGCAAAGGTGAGACGCTCGAGGTGATGGTTGGGACGCTGCCGCCTGCGATTGTTGGTGGTCCGGTGCGCATCGGGATCGGCGGCGAGACAAACCTAACCGGTTTTACTCTACCGTTCCCCGTGGAAATAACACCGGGAAAAATTATCGGCGGACCTTCGGCAGGGCTGATGTTCACGCTGGCGGTTTACGATCGCGTTACTCCAGACGACCTGACCAAGGGATACCGGATAGCGGGAACGGGCACGATCGACATCGACGGAAACGTAGGCGCCATAGGCGGCGTCCAGCAGAAGGTAGCGGCGGCGGAGAGGGCGGGCGCTAGGTACTTTCTAACCCCAATGGAAAATTTCGCGGACGCGTCAAAAGCGGCAAAGAACATCATTGTGGTTCCGGTTAAATCCGCCCAGGACGCTATCGATTTTTTGAACAGTTTACCTCCGGCAGGATGA
- a CDS encoding InlB B-repeat-containing protein has translation MKNRPFQLITSFIKLLCVVLVCFSFFNPAQLFADRQFTITPSAGTGGIITPPNPQNVPEGNSKSFTITPNPGYHIADVLVDGASVGAVALYTFTNVTSDHTIAASFAPDTQPSFTIVASAGIGGVIEPSATVTVTFGGTQVFTITSDIGYHIADVLVDGASVGALTSYTFTNVIADHSIAASFAVNTYTLSYAAGPGGSVNGTTPQTVNHGGSGSTVTAVPDIGYHFVTWSDGILSASRAETNVFADLSVSASFAPDLPQNLTITATAGNHGTIDPSGVVSVPSGGSQSFTATPDPGYHVADMLIDGASVGALSSYTFTNVVADHTITVSFETDSPQTFTITAGAGAGGTINPSGAVAVVSGGSQDFIVSPDSGYHIADILVDGASVGTTASYTFTNVTGDHSIAASFAINTYTLTYTADVHGSINGVSPQTVNYNGNGDPVTAVPDVGYHFVSWSDGILTASRTDINVTADISANASFAADIHTVTFDPQGGSLVVPQMVGHGGLAALPVPPTKPTFTFGGWYKEALCTNSWNFGTDAVIADITLYARWMLNSYTVTFDSQGGSAVISQSVAHGGQVILPSPPARDNYTFSGWYREASCVTIWNFGTDTVTGNVTLYAKWAELSGDGGGGGGFGSQVIAIGLSGTSPVMDGNGKAIAPGSVETSDGQLKLDIAVGVSIWNAAGAAQSFLSAAPLDTSPPSPPQNTLILAYEMGPDGVTFTPAISMTFHYADAQVPPGTLESEMAIAWWDGVEWVMLTGKVDTDANTVTAQVSHFTSFALFSPAPVQAPPTLKINTPITGTSFDLGSVTLSAFVGNLRLTTGEHSNVPGEGRVIYYLDVSIPIVQGVSALTAPGTYAEGTSESFTWNNIAPGAHTLGVQLVQNDGTPFNPPIVAVTTVNIVAQPTSTTPQSPNIVIPGGSSPDSSGGFNPVIMAGLLLPVSIVAIFLMSRRRSMQPRTAATQTAESPLPTSQTQRVTMAEFVASPALGSPSNSLSKPGPPKKERQRATSSPNDEAGEYIIRLHNTSSGALAAIRDYIQHTPEIKLLTLNNCYSDVQLCINVGSDIALVASLSKMLVNCTVKREGRIILVNGKDKAG, from the coding sequence ATGAAAAATCGTCCCTTTCAATTAATCACCAGTTTCATCAAACTCCTTTGTGTCGTCCTTGTCTGCTTTTCATTTTTCAATCCCGCGCAATTATTTGCTGACAGGCAGTTCACTATTACGCCAAGCGCCGGAACCGGCGGCATAATCACTCCCCCGAACCCACAGAACGTTCCCGAGGGGAATAGCAAATCGTTCACCATCACGCCGAACCCAGGGTATCATATCGCGGATGTGTTGGTGGACGGCGCCTCAGTCGGGGCGGTGGCTCTGTACACGTTTACTAATGTCACCTCCGACCACACCATTGCAGCCAGTTTTGCTCCAGACACTCAACCGAGTTTTACCATCGTCGCAAGCGCAGGCATCGGGGGCGTCATCGAACCATCCGCAACGGTCACGGTTACCTTCGGCGGGACCCAGGTTTTTACCATTACATCCGACATCGGATATCATATCGCTGATGTACTGGTGGACGGAGCTTCGGTAGGCGCGCTGACGTCGTACACCTTCACAAACGTTATCGCCGACCACAGCATCGCCGCCAGCTTTGCGGTGAACACCTACACTCTCAGCTATGCTGCCGGTCCCGGCGGCTCGGTCAACGGCACGACGCCGCAGACGGTGAACCATGGAGGGAGCGGAAGTACAGTTACAGCGGTGCCCGATATCGGGTACCATTTTGTGACCTGGAGCGACGGGATTCTTTCAGCAAGCAGGGCAGAAACAAATGTATTCGCGGACCTCTCAGTGAGCGCCAGTTTTGCCCCGGATTTGCCCCAAAACCTTACCATCACCGCCACCGCCGGTAACCACGGTACCATCGATCCGTCCGGCGTGGTGAGCGTGCCTTCGGGAGGGAGCCAGTCCTTCACGGCCACTCCCGATCCCGGTTACCATGTTGCGGACATGCTTATCGACGGAGCTTCGGTCGGAGCGCTGTCGTCATACACGTTCACGAATGTCGTCGCTGACCATACGATCACGGTCAGCTTCGAAACAGACAGTCCGCAAACCTTTACGATAACGGCCGGCGCCGGCGCCGGCGGCACCATCAATCCTTCCGGAGCCGTAGCCGTCGTCTCGGGCGGAAGCCAGGATTTCATTGTGAGTCCGGATTCAGGCTACCACATAGCAGATATCCTGGTCGACGGCGCTTCGGTCGGGACGACGGCTTCATATACTTTCACCAACGTCACCGGCGACCACAGCATCGCCGCCAGCTTTGCGATTAACACTTACACGTTGACTTATACCGCCGACGTTCACGGCAGTATTAACGGCGTCTCGCCCCAGACGGTAAATTACAACGGCAACGGTGATCCCGTCACCGCGGTGCCTGATGTTGGATACCATTTTGTCAGCTGGAGCGACGGGATACTGACCGCAAGCCGTACCGACATCAATGTCACCGCCGATATCTCGGCGAATGCCAGTTTTGCCGCCGATATTCACACCGTGACCTTCGATCCCCAAGGAGGCTCCCTTGTCGTCCCACAGATGGTCGGGCACGGCGGGTTGGCAGCATTGCCCGTTCCTCCGACAAAGCCTACCTTCACCTTCGGCGGCTGGTATAAGGAAGCACTGTGCACCAATTCCTGGAATTTCGGTACCGACGCGGTCATTGCCGATATTACCCTGTACGCCCGGTGGATGCTTAACTCTTATACCGTGACATTCGATTCACAGGGAGGCTCCGCGGTCATTTCTCAATCGGTTGCCCATGGCGGGCAGGTAATATTGCCGTCTCCACCCGCAAGGGACAACTACACCTTCTCCGGCTGGTACAGGGAAGCCTCCTGCGTTACTATTTGGAATTTCGGCACCGACACAGTGACCGGCAACGTCACCCTGTATGCCAAGTGGGCCGAATTAAGCGGGGATGGCGGCGGTGGAGGGGGTTTTGGATCGCAGGTTATCGCCATAGGATTATCAGGGACATCCCCGGTCATGGACGGCAACGGGAAAGCTATCGCGCCCGGCAGTGTCGAAACCTCTGACGGACAACTGAAACTCGATATCGCTGTGGGCGTGTCCATATGGAATGCCGCCGGAGCAGCCCAGTCCTTCCTTTCGGCTGCTCCTCTGGACACGTCGCCTCCAAGCCCGCCGCAGAATACTTTGATTTTAGCGTATGAAATGGGACCTGACGGTGTCACATTCACACCGGCGATCTCAATGACCTTTCATTATGCAGATGCCCAGGTGCCGCCCGGCACGCTCGAGTCGGAAATGGCTATCGCCTGGTGGGATGGGGTGGAGTGGGTCATGCTCACGGGCAAGGTCGATACCGATGCAAATACGGTCACCGCCCAGGTGAGCCATTTCACCAGTTTTGCCCTGTTTTCTCCGGCGCCAGTTCAAGCGCCTCCAACGCTCAAGATCAACACGCCAATTACGGGGACATCGTTCGACCTGGGAAGCGTCACTCTATCGGCTTTCGTCGGCAATTTGAGGCTGACTACGGGCGAACATAGCAACGTACCGGGAGAAGGAAGAGTCATTTATTACCTGGACGTAAGTATTCCGATTGTTCAGGGCGTATCAGCACTTACGGCGCCGGGAACCTATGCTGAGGGAACGTCTGAATCATTTACCTGGAACAACATCGCTCCGGGCGCGCACACGCTCGGCGTTCAACTGGTCCAGAACGACGGCACGCCTTTTAATCCGCCGATCGTCGCAGTAACGACGGTAAATATCGTTGCCCAGCCGACCTCAACGACGCCGCAGTCGCCAAACATCGTGATACCGGGAGGCAGCAGCCCTGACTCTTCGGGCGGCTTTAATCCGGTCATCATGGCCGGACTGTTGCTGCCGGTTTCAATTGTGGCGATATTTTTGATGTCGCGGAGGAGATCAATGCAGCCTCGAACGGCCGCCACTCAAACGGCCGAGTCTCCGTTACCGACCAGTCAGACCCAACGGGTCACAATGGCGGAATTCGTCGCGTCTCCGGCGCTTGGATCGCCGTCAAATAGCCTGAGCAAGCCGGGACCTCCCAAGAAGGAACGACAGAGGGCGACCTCAAGCCCCAACGACGAGGCCGGAGAGTACATCATCCGTCTGCATAACACCTCCTCTGGCGCTTTAGCGGCCATACGTGACTACATCCAGCATACCCCCGAGATCAAGCTGCTGACACTAAACAATTGTTATTCGGATGTTCAATTGTGTATAAATGTCGGAAGCGATATCGCCTTGGTGGCTTCCCTGTCTAAAATGTTAGTGAACTGCACCGTAAAAAGAGAGGGGCGAATCATCCTGGTGAACGGCAAGGACAAAGCCGGATAA
- a CDS encoding cytochrome c biogenesis CcdA family protein, with protein sequence MTNVDFWAALGGGVLSFLSPCVLPMVPVYLASLAGPEFLDPDKAGGIDRSSFFLHSLSFVAGFSVIFSALGALAAFTGTIINPFSAAVRYISGILLVLFGLYMLAAARFPHLNFEKRVNLRISRRGYLRSFLTGAVFTVAWTPCVSPILASILTLSMSSETAWQGSSLLAVYSLGLGIPFLAIGLAAGTLVPALRRLNRFTIWFYIAGGVALIGVGILIILGKLNLLAA encoded by the coding sequence ATGACGAACGTGGATTTTTGGGCAGCGCTGGGTGGCGGAGTGTTGTCTTTCCTTTCCCCGTGCGTGCTGCCCATGGTTCCGGTCTACCTGGCGTCGCTAGCCGGTCCGGAATTTTTGGACCCCGATAAAGCCGGGGGTATCGATCGCTCTAGTTTCTTTCTTCATTCGTTGAGCTTTGTTGCGGGTTTCAGCGTGATATTTTCGGCTCTCGGAGCCCTCGCCGCCTTCACCGGCACGATCATCAATCCGTTCTCGGCCGCCGTCCGCTACATCTCGGGAATCCTTCTGGTGCTGTTTGGCCTTTATATGCTGGCAGCGGCACGTTTCCCACACCTTAATTTCGAAAAAAGGGTGAATCTCCGGATCAGCCGCAGAGGCTACCTGAGGTCGTTTTTGACCGGAGCTGTATTCACCGTCGCCTGGACTCCCTGCGTCAGCCCCATCCTTGCCAGCATCCTGACACTCTCGATGTCCAGCGAAACCGCCTGGCAGGGCAGTTCTCTGTTAGCCGTCTATTCCCTGGGCTTGGGCATACCGTTTTTAGCCATCGGACTGGCGGCGGGCACCCTGGTACCTGCGCTTCGCCGTTTGAACCGGTTCACCATCTGGTTTTATATCGCCGGCGGCGTAGCGTTGATAGGCGTGGGGATCCTCATAATCCTGGGTAAACTTAATTTATTGGCGGCTTAA
- a CDS encoding 4Fe-4S binding protein, whose protein sequence is MCEFCHQHGEGKRWYLQARNYSEDLMSDIQRREFIVDFIKHPERSANGIEKLGKLKTLPGFVQSVVNPYVTNRQMKTHFGQVVPIEECEKIFDSLGSIVRIACYCRHSTLGKEHRYCYCLSMAPNGGMMADLIRQVDVSYLTGPDTSGLEVLTKQQAITSLRQHEKEGLCHTVWTFVTPFIGAICNCDRTDCLAMRATVGYGFPIMFRSEFIAEIKPSRCTGCRRCMQVCQFGAISYSAGERKSRIDLTRCYGCGICRSSCENDAIVLQSRALHPVASKLW, encoded by the coding sequence ATGTGTGAGTTCTGTCATCAACATGGAGAAGGCAAACGCTGGTATCTCCAGGCCAGGAACTACTCCGAAGACCTGATGAGCGATATTCAGCGCCGGGAGTTCATCGTCGATTTCATCAAGCACCCGGAACGGTCGGCCAACGGCATAGAGAAGCTGGGCAAATTAAAGACATTGCCGGGATTCGTCCAATCGGTCGTCAACCCATACGTAACGAACCGACAGATGAAGACTCACTTCGGACAGGTGGTGCCGATCGAGGAATGCGAGAAGATCTTCGATTCGCTGGGTTCCATCGTCAGGATAGCTTGCTATTGCCGCCACAGCACCCTTGGCAAGGAACACCGGTATTGCTATTGCCTGAGCATGGCTCCGAACGGGGGGATGATGGCGGACCTTATCCGGCAGGTCGATGTTTCCTACCTAACCGGCCCCGATACATCTGGGCTCGAGGTTCTGACAAAACAACAGGCGATTACCAGTTTGAGACAGCATGAAAAAGAAGGACTGTGCCACACCGTGTGGACCTTTGTGACGCCGTTTATCGGCGCGATCTGCAACTGCGACCGGACGGATTGTCTGGCGATGAGGGCGACGGTCGGCTACGGTTTCCCGATAATGTTCAGGTCGGAGTTCATAGCCGAAATAAAACCTAGCCGGTGCACCGGCTGCCGCAGGTGCATGCAGGTCTGCCAGTTCGGCGCCATCAGTTACAGCGCGGGGGAACGGAAATCCAGAATCGACCTGACCCGATGTTACGGCTGCGGAATCTGCCGTTCTTCGTGTGAAAATGACGCCATCGTTCTTCAAAGCCGAGCTTTGCACCCGGTTGCCAGTAAACTCTGGTGA